TGTTCCAAtgccatttttttctcttcccaATTCAATACGACTAGTATGTTTGAGGTGAAAAATTGCTGGTTATAATTTATATTGGGATAAAAGTTTATACATTGGACCACCCTGTCTCGAAAACCTAGATCCGTCACTGCGTAGGGCCTCATGACACAACCATTTGTTGACTTGAAAATAGACATAATGACATGAAAACATGCGAAACCTTAATAAAAGATTATGTCATTACAATAGGTATCaagtttttttataaaaaaaacatatctaCTGAACTATAAGAGTTGTATTTACCGAAtgcttagagcatctccacttgTTTTCCCCGGAAATCGTCCTGCGCATGGCTATATGGGGGGCACCAGTGCAAGCAATTATTCGTTTGGGGTGGAGCGGGAACACAGCCGCGCCCCAAACGTCGGGCCCCCGAATTTGGTTTGTCTTGCCGACAGTGGTGGCCCTTGGTGGCCCTCGCAGCTTTTTAGCTTCAGCCGACGTCCCTGCTAGCCCCCCTGTGAGTAGGAAGTGGCTTGAGGTGCCGGCTAAATTTTTGGACCGCGTCAGCTACTTTTTGAATTTAGTGGGGTGGACGCTGGTTGGGTTTTTCAGCCCCAGCGCCCTATTTGACATTTGGGGGCCGGCTGGAGCTGCAGCagggccaccgccgcccggcATCCTtcgctttgtttgttttggtcGTTGCGAGCTGTTCGGTCTCACGGATGCACAGGCATCATGCATGGTCATTTGGTCAACAGTCAAAAACACTTGGCGACGCCACTCCTACTCGCTGTATAGACAAGACAATTAAAGTTTGAGCTCTTCCTGTGCCGGAAACCACGCACCACCTCTCACAGGTAATGAAGATCATCACGGGTCTGTCCTGATGAACACCCCATCACACGACATAGTTTAAATCTTCTAAGGTCCGATAGCTGAGCAGTTTGTTTGATACAGGAGAGTGTATTTGTGCGTCCGTGTCGACGATGAGGCAGCTCTATCACCTGGCCGCACTGCTTCTGGCCGCCTcggccctcgccgccggagccAACGCCCAGGGCTACAGCAAGCCGGGCTTCCTCGTTACCGGCCGCGTCTACTGCGACACCTGCCGCGCCGGGTTCGAAACCAACGCCTCCCACAGCATCCCAGGTATGCAAAAATATTCGAATTGAAGCTTCTCCGATCCCGTGCAATCCCGTTTGTTTCTCATCGGTTAATTGTGCGTGGACATGGCGCAGGGGCTGTGGTGCAGATGGAGTGCAGGCACTTCGAGACGAACGAGCTGCACCACAAGGCGGAGGCGACGACGGACGCGCAGGGTTGGTACAAGATGGAGGTCGGGGAAGACCACCAGGAGGAGATCTGCGAGGTGGCGCTGCTGCGGAGCCCCGAGAAGGACTGCGCCGAGATCGAGAAATCACGGGACCGCTGCCGGGTGCCGCTCACCCGGAACAACGGCATCAAGCAGAGCGGGGTCCGGTACGCCAACCCCATCGCGTTCTTCCGCAAGGAGCCCCTCGCCAACTGCGGCGACGTCCTCCGCAAGTACGACCTCTACGACGAGACCTCCGAGAACTCGTGatccatgtttttttctttttccttcttctgctttcttcttcttcttgtacgGTTGTACCTCGTGTTGTTGATTTTTgctgtcttttttgtttggacGGAATTCATTTGCTGTTAGTTTCGCATGGCTAGATTTGTTACGCATTGTTGTATAGCTATGTTTTGATGTATTTTATTCGATTTTGAGATGTCAGAATGCTGGAATTAACATTTGAAACTATCGAAACCTTCAGGTAAAGAAATTTCTGCAAACATTTGACCAAAGTTTACTTCATCAGCATGTGACTTGTGTGATTAAAGGGtcggtcaaaaaaaacaatatacgcCTTATTTTTAGGAACGCAGGGAGAATTATTTTTCCAGCCAGGGCCCTCTTGATTTCAGTGCTAAAATTATCTCGTCGGGAGGCTGCCGGCCAGGGCTCTCTCGATTTCAGTGGTTGACAGCATCGTCAACCACGAATGGATGATGGCGCTAGGGTCTGACTTGACCTTCCAGGGACTTGCTCATTTTCTATTGGTTTGGGACTTTGTCACGAGGTAACCCTATATAAAAGCGGAAGAAGGTTTCATGTGGAAGTGGAGTAGTGCGGGCCAATATTCTACTTCCTCGGCATATGCGACTTTCTTTAGGGAAAGGAAAATATGGGGGGATCAAGGGCACCAAGCAAATGCAAATTTGTTATGTGGTTGTCTCTGAAGAATCGTTGTTGGACCGCGGGTAGATTGAACAAGCATGGCGCGCCGCATCTTGCTCATTGTCCCTTGTGGCCTTGTGTGACCAGGAAAAGGAGAGCATCTCAAACCTTTGATCAGGTGTGTTGTTGCCACACAGGTCTTGGCCATTGTCCTGGGCCTTTAGGGCAAACCTTCGTGGCTTCCAATggtgcatgacatgctggcAGGTTGGTGGATGAGCCTCGGTGCCGATAACAAGAGGGAGTGGCGCAATTCGGATACGTGTGCCATTCTTGTGTGCTGGAGCGCCCGGAAAAACACCATCTTTGATGGAAAGGCGCCATGCGCAAACAACATTCATTCGTAACATTGGGACCGAGGGTTCTTCTTGGAGTTGTGTGGGGCTCTTTAAGGGTAGTGGGTTTTGTACTTTGGCATAGATTGATAGTGAATATC
The Brachypodium distachyon strain Bd21 chromosome 2, Brachypodium_distachyon_v3.0, whole genome shotgun sequence genome window above contains:
- the LOC100827666 gene encoding major pollen allergen Lol p 11, giving the protein MRQLYHLAALLLAASALAAGANAQGYSKPGFLVTGRVYCDTCRAGFETNASHSIPGAVVQMECRHFETNELHHKAEATTDAQGWYKMEVGEDHQEEICEVALLRSPEKDCAEIEKSRDRCRVPLTRNNGIKQSGVRYANPIAFFRKEPLANCGDVLRKYDLYDETSENS